The DNA segment GGCGGCCGTTCACATCCACGGCCGGGCGCATCGTCCGGAACTTCAGCACATGGAAGGGCCGACCGCCCAATCCGGGCCGCCTTTGCCAGAACAGGACGGGCGTGCCCATCCGGGCCGCGACCAGAGCGACGACCATCACCATGACCGGAGCCGCGAGCACGAGCGCGGATGCCGACACGCCGACGTCGATCGCGCGCTTGAGGAACCAGTAGCGGCGGCGGGTGATCGCGGCGAGGTCGCTGCGATCGACGAGGATGCGCGGCCGCTGCGCCTCGCCCTCAGGCATCGCGAAGAGATGGGCGGAGCCGGCGCGATCCTCCGTCGCCGCCGCGATGACATCGGGCAATTCCATGACCTGCGTGGAGCCCGCGGCCCTGGCTTTCGCCAGGAAGGAGCGGGCCGCGACCGGCAGCCCGTTCTCCGGCGCCGCCAGGACGAGACGGCTTACGTCCACGCCATGCGTCTGGAGTTCGCGGGTCACCTCCGCCAGATCCTCGACATGGCCGAGGATGCGCAGGCCGAAGGCCGTGCGGCCGACCTGCTTGCGCGAGGTCGTGACGAAGCCGACGACGTCCAGGCGCCCGGACGCATAGGTCTGGATCAGATGGAGGATCATGCCGCTCAGGCTGTTGACGCCCACGATCAGGACGCTGTCGGATTTCGCCGCTCCCTCGCGCGGCAGCACGCTGGTCGCGAAAGCGCCCGCCTGGCGCAATCCCGAAAGATGCTGGGCCAGCTTGCGGGCGCCGATCAGCGCGGTCGCCCCGAACAGGAACTGCATCGCCGGAATGCTGCGCGGCACGCCATCCAGGCGCGTGAAGGTGAAGGTCGAGGCCATCGCGACCAGGATCGCGATCGCCGTGACGACGGCGATCCGCCAATAGACCCGATATGAGCTCAGCCCCCACAGCTCGCGCCCGATGCCCGCGGCCTGAAGGCCGAGAAACAGGGCCGCCGCGCCGACGCCGACATAGGGGTTCGCCAGGATTTCGCCGAGGAGGAACTTCTCTTCCGGGGTGCGGAGATAGAACGCCATCACCGTGACCAGCACGAAGACGCAGGTGTCGACGAATGTGAGGGCTAGGGAACGCAAAGCTCGATCTCTCCAAACGCAAATCAAACTGCGCTGTGCCCCGATGCGCTGTTGGCCGGGCAGCCTCCTCGTTACACAGGATCTTCGCAGGCGTCTAGTGAAACTTAACGCTTGGTTAACTAAGCAATCCTCCGTAACGGCGCGCTGAACGAAGATTACCTTAGGGAATGTCCTGCTTTCTGGCCCCGGCCGACGCCGTTGACAGCTCAGTAAGGTAAACGCCAGCCTATTCACGCTGGATAACAAAGCAATAATTCAGTCGCGAAAATCAATATTTGCTGAAAAACCTGAGATCAAGACGAAGATGATAGCAATTCCCGAAATAACGGGAGTTGTCAGATGAAGTCCGTGGCCGCCCTTTCGTCCGTGGTCGCCCTGGTCCTGGGTGTCTCCGTCACCGTTGCTACGGCGATGCCCCGCATGGCGTTGCCCGATTTCGAGGCGAGGCTGCCGATGGCGCCGCGTTTCGTCGACGATGTTGTCGAGATGACGCCGATCGCCGCGGTGAAGTTCTGCCTGGACTATCGCGACCAGTGCCGCGCTTCCGACGAGGAGCGGGTCACTTTGACGCAGGAGAGCTGGGCGGAGCTCGTCGCCGTGAACGCCCGGATCAACCGGCGCATCGCTCCCGATGCCGGCAAGCACGGCTATGACTGGTCGCTCGAGACGACGTTCGGCAACTGCAACGACTATGCGGTCCAGAAGCGGCAGGCGCTGATCGAGCGCGGCTTTCCGATCTCCGCCCTGTCCCTGACGGTCGCGGTGACGCCGCGGGCCGAGGGCCATCTCGTCCTGACCGTGCGGACCGACCGCGGCGATTTCGTGCTCGACAATCTGCGCCCCTCGGTCGTGGCGTGGAGCCGCACGGGATATCGCATGATCAAGCGCCAGTCGGCGGCCGATCCCGCCGTGTGGGTCACGGTCCGGGCCGAGCAGGATACGGTGCGGGTGGCGCGGCTGCAGCAGCGTGAGAAGGCGCGCGAGGCGGGCCGGGTGCCGGCGCGTGTCGAGCAGGCGCGTTTCGAGGTTCCGGCCGCGCCGGTGCCGGCCGTCGTCGAAGCGGCGGCCCCCGCCGTGGAGCCTGCGCAGGATGCCGGCCCGCTGGTGTTCTCGCTGCCCGGCTTCGGGGCTTTCACCGGCTCGCTCTACCAGCCGTCCTTCGACCTCTCGTCCGAGCTGCGCGACGGCGCGGCGGCGAAGGTCGGGTTCCACGACTGGCCGCGGCGCCTGTCCTGAGCGCCGTGGCGGCTCAAGCCTCCCGGCGCCCGAGCGAGATCACGGTGCAGCAGCCGAGAATGGCGGCGGCATAGAAGGCGACCGCGGGAATCTGCAGCGAAAAATCGACGAGGCTGTGCAGTGAGATCAGCAGCAGCCCCGCCAGGCCCAGCGCCGGCACGAAGCGATAGCGCTGGCGCTCGCGCAGGCCGGTGAGGAAAGCCCGCGCCAAGAGGACGATCGCGACCGGCGCGAGCACGAGGAAGAGGAGGCCGAGCCCCATGCCTCCTTCGATGAGGCCGTTATGCGCCGCGTCCCAGACGCCGGCGATCCCGGCGCAGTCATGGTCGCGATAGGCGGGGAAGATGTCCTGGAAGGTGCCGAAGCCGGTGCCGAGCGGCAGGTTGTCGACGAGCGCCCGCCCCATCAGGCCGAAGGCGCAAAACCGCGTATCGTCGAGCCCCGCCCGTTCGATGCGGTAGGCGACGCGGCCGCCGAGCAGCAGATAGATCAGCCAGAGCCCGAGCGCGAGCCCGCCGAGCTTGGCGAGCCGCAGCCAGGATGCCGGCAAGGCGGCGTTGCGGCTCGCGGTCAGGCGATGGCGGGCCATGATCGCGACGAACAGCAGCAGCGCCAGGAGCGTGGCGCCGATGGCCCCGCGCGACTGCGTCAGGAACAGCGCGAGCAGCTGGATGAACGCCAATCCGGTAAAGAGCAGGAACCGCCTCTCGCTGCGTGAGGACCGTCCGCTGCGGCCGCCGAGACGGGCGAGGAACTTTTCCGGCTCGATCGTGCGAAGGTGGTGGAAGCAGAACGCCACGCTCACCAGCAGGCCGAGGCCGAAGAAGGTGCCGGCCGAATTGCGGTTGACGAAGAAGGAGGTCAGGCTGTTTCGGTAGGGGTTCACCCCCGCCGACAGCGGATCGGTGGGGAAGAAGAACAGCTCGATCAGCCCGAAGGCGGCGGCGACGGCGCTGAGATAGGCGAGCCGCCGCAGCATCGCCAGGGCGCCGTCCTGATCGGCGACCGCCCGCAGCACCACCAGGAAGCCGAGGACCGGCGCGAGCGCCAAGAGGCTGTTGCGCGTCTGTGCCGGCGACACCGAGATCGCGCCCGAAACCGGGCCCAGCACCTCGCGGGCGGTCTGCCAGGCCGGATGCTCGAACGGGTTGCCGTCCCAGCGGAGCGACTGGACGAGCGCCAGCATCGCCAGGGCCGTCAGGATGAGCCCTGCGGCGAGCCCGAGCCGCTGGACGGCACGGTTATGGACAGGCAGGAAGGCCGCGACCGCGGTCATCGCCGCCGCGAGCAGGGCGCCGATATGCAGCGAATAGGGATCGACCCCGCCGAGATTGACGAGCAGATAGGCGAGCGTGCCGAGATAGGCATATTGCAGCGCCAGCGGCGTGCGCTGCGACGACAGGTCAAATCTCGGCATCGGCCGGGTCCTGCTCGATGAGACGCGCACCGGCCTCGTCGATGACGAGCGTGCTGAGGGTGTTGGTCAGATAGGCGCCGGTATCGAGGTTGATGCGGTTGGCGCGGAACTCGGCGGCCGCGACGGGCGTGTGCCCGTGGACCACGGTGAAGCCGAAATCGGCCTGCGAGCCGAGGAAATCCTCCCGGATCCAGGCGAGGTCGTCGAGCGTCTGCTTGTCGAGCGCGATTCCCGGCCGCAGGCCCGCATGCACGAAGACGTAAGACCCGAGCTGGATGAACGGCTTGGCCGTCGCGAGGAAGTCGAGATGGTGCCGGGGGACGGCGAGGCGAGCCTGCTCGAGGAGCGCTGCGCCGCCGTGGCGCACCGTCAGCGGAGCGAGGCCGTAGGACAGCAAGGTCTCGGCGCCGCCAAGCGCGCGCCATTGCTCGAAAGGGATCTGCCCGTCGAGATAGCCCTCCAGCAGCAGTTCATGGTTCGCCTTGGCGAGCGCGACGGCCCGTTCCTGCGAGCGCTCGATGAGGCAGTCGATGACGCCGCGGGAATCGGGACCGCGGTCGACGAGGTCGCCCAGATAGATCTCGATGCTCCTGACCGCGCCGCGCCCCTGCCGGTCGCGGTCGATGCGCCGCTGCGCCTGCCGCAGGCAATCCAGCCGGCCATGAACATCGCCCACGGCATAGAGCACCCAGCCCTCGGGGGCCGGGGCATAGGAGCGGGGCTTCTGGCGGCGGAACAGCATGCGCCCTCCGGATGGGC comes from the Bosea sp. (in: a-proteobacteria) genome and includes:
- a CDS encoding sugar transferase, with translation MRSLALTFVDTCVFVLVTVMAFYLRTPEEKFLLGEILANPYVGVGAAALFLGLQAAGIGRELWGLSSYRVYWRIAVVTAIAILVAMASTFTFTRLDGVPRSIPAMQFLFGATALIGARKLAQHLSGLRQAGAFATSVLPREGAAKSDSVLIVGVNSLSGMILHLIQTYASGRLDVVGFVTTSRKQVGRTAFGLRILGHVEDLAEVTRELQTHGVDVSRLVLAAPENGLPVAARSFLAKARAAGSTQVMELPDVIAAATEDRAGSAHLFAMPEGEAQRPRILVDRSDLAAITRRRYWFLKRAIDVGVSASALVLAAPVMVMVVALVAARMGTPVLFWQRRPGLGGRPFHVLKFRTMRPAVDVNGRRLSDAERTCAVGDFLRRTRLDELPQLINVLRGEMSLIGPRPLLPRDQSDAHAARLIVRPGLTGWAQIVGGRTISADDKAALDIWYVYNASLWLDLRIALRTIPMVLFGEKYDQGRVDWALAQLRQQHAKFLAKNN
- a CDS encoding transglutaminase-like cysteine peptidase → MKSVAALSSVVALVLGVSVTVATAMPRMALPDFEARLPMAPRFVDDVVEMTPIAAVKFCLDYRDQCRASDEERVTLTQESWAELVAVNARINRRIAPDAGKHGYDWSLETTFGNCNDYAVQKRQALIERGFPISALSLTVAVTPRAEGHLVLTVRTDRGDFVLDNLRPSVVAWSRTGYRMIKRQSAADPAVWVTVRAEQDTVRVARLQQREKAREAGRVPARVEQARFEVPAAPVPAVVEAAAPAVEPAQDAGPLVFSLPGFGAFTGSLYQPSFDLSSELRDGAAAKVGFHDWPRRLS
- a CDS encoding metallophosphoesterase, with the translated sequence MLFRRQKPRSYAPAPEGWVLYAVGDVHGRLDCLRQAQRRIDRDRQGRGAVRSIEIYLGDLVDRGPDSRGVIDCLIERSQERAVALAKANHELLLEGYLDGQIPFEQWRALGGAETLLSYGLAPLTVRHGGAALLEQARLAVPRHHLDFLATAKPFIQLGSYVFVHAGLRPGIALDKQTLDDLAWIREDFLGSQADFGFTVVHGHTPVAAAEFRANRINLDTGAYLTNTLSTLVIDEAGARLIEQDPADAEI